From Spirosoma aerolatum, one genomic window encodes:
- a CDS encoding nuclear transport factor 2 family protein, with translation MASTAQLLEDSLLVVWNDRDADRRLEAMSRIYAPDIHFYESNSGEAIIGHQAINELITNLQTEWPVEFHFELNKPSQVNHAIQMIFWNLGPQGVQPVATGMDVAVVENDQIKSLYLFLDKAN, from the coding sequence ATGGCGAGTACAGCCCAACTTTTAGAAGATAGCTTACTGGTAGTCTGGAATGATCGAGATGCTGACCGGCGTTTGGAGGCAATGAGTAGAATATATGCGCCTGACATTCATTTTTATGAAAGCAACTCAGGGGAAGCTATCATTGGCCACCAGGCTATCAACGAACTGATCACAAATTTGCAGACGGAATGGCCGGTTGAATTTCATTTTGAACTGAACAAGCCGTCTCAGGTGAACCATGCGATACAAATGATTTTCTGGAACCTTGGTCCTCAGGGAGTTCAGCCCGTGGCCACGGGTATGGATGTGGCCGTTGTTGAAAATGATCAGATTAAATCCTTATATTTATTTTTAGACAAGGCCAACTAG
- a CDS encoding DUF5690 family protein gives MKSPAFLRNPTAFVLYGATVAFCTYACMYAFRRGITAVTFEGMMFAGISYKIWLVTAQVFGYAVSKGIGVKVVSEMSPSRRAVNILFFVGVALLALLGFALVPAPWNIVFLFLNGLPLGLVYGTMLGFLEGRRQTDALVAGLTASFIFASGFVKTVALTIKTAWGISEFWLPFVTGSLFVLPMLLSIYGLTLLPPPTDEDRASRTLRKPMDADERRAFVANFRPGLILLILSYVLLSAFRDFRDNFGPEILKDAGVENPGIFAKTETLVAVGVLIIMALLQRVSNNFRAFTLLNGLMLAGGALVGLSTYAYATGTLSPGNWFLLTGLGLYMAYVPCNGLYFERLIASFRYVSTVGFIVTLADWYGYLGSVGVLLYKNFGHATISYREFFIYGAYIMAVLYILLVIGSYLYFKGRFQAETLLRERASVV, from the coding sequence GTGAAATCTCCCGCTTTTCTTCGTAACCCTACGGCATTCGTTCTGTATGGCGCTACCGTCGCATTCTGTACGTATGCTTGCATGTATGCCTTTCGTCGGGGCATTACAGCCGTTACGTTTGAGGGAATGATGTTTGCTGGAATCAGCTACAAAATCTGGCTCGTCACGGCGCAGGTGTTTGGCTATGCCGTGTCGAAAGGGATTGGCGTAAAGGTCGTGTCGGAGATGTCGCCCAGCCGCCGGGCGGTCAATATTCTCTTTTTTGTGGGCGTGGCTTTGCTGGCGTTGCTGGGCTTTGCGCTGGTACCCGCTCCCTGGAATATCGTTTTTCTGTTTCTGAATGGTTTGCCACTCGGACTGGTGTATGGAACCATGCTGGGTTTTCTGGAAGGTCGCCGTCAGACCGATGCACTAGTGGCTGGGCTGACAGCTTCATTCATCTTCGCGTCTGGTTTCGTAAAAACTGTGGCCTTGACCATTAAAACTGCGTGGGGTATCTCGGAGTTCTGGCTACCTTTTGTCACGGGCAGTTTGTTTGTGCTCCCTATGCTGCTGTCGATCTACGGACTTACCTTACTGCCACCCCCAACCGATGAAGACCGGGCCTCGCGGACCTTACGCAAACCGATGGATGCCGATGAGCGACGTGCTTTTGTTGCCAATTTCCGTCCCGGCCTGATTCTATTGATCCTTTCCTATGTATTGTTGTCGGCCTTCCGCGACTTTCGGGATAATTTTGGGCCCGAAATTCTAAAAGATGCGGGTGTCGAAAATCCGGGAATTTTCGCCAAAACCGAAACATTGGTTGCTGTAGGGGTACTGATCATTATGGCCTTGCTTCAGCGGGTGTCGAATAACTTCCGGGCGTTTACGCTCCTGAATGGACTGATGCTGGCGGGTGGGGCGCTGGTGGGCCTGAGTACGTATGCGTATGCAACGGGGACCTTGTCGCCCGGTAACTGGTTTCTGCTGACGGGGTTGGGGTTGTATATGGCCTACGTGCCTTGTAACGGCCTGTATTTTGAGCGATTAATAGCCTCCTTTCGCTACGTCAGTACAGTCGGTTTTATCGTCACGTTAGCCGACTGGTATGGCTATCTGGGCAGTGTAGGCGTATTGCTCTACAAGAACTTCGGCCATGCGACAATCAGTTACCGCGAATTTTTTATCTATGGCGCCTACATCATGGCCGTTCTGTATATCCTGCTGGTCATTGGCTCCTACCTTTATTTTAAAGGTCGTTTTCAGGCAGAGACCCTGCTACGGGAAAGGGCAAGTGTTGTCTGA
- the nadE gene encoding NAD(+) synthase — MKLLKIAAGVLNQIPLAWEHNKQNIINAIEEAQRQNVSLLCLTELCISGYGCEDAFFAQNTIDQSVASLLDIVEHTSGIAVAVGLPLRHNNRTFDVACLIANKRILGFTAKQFMANNGVHYETRWFQPWPPYVRDEIKIGDFMYPFGDVVFDLSGIRIGFEICEDAWVASRPGRLLYERGVDIILNPTASHFAFLKSQVRERFVVDASRAFGVSYVYSNMLGNEAGRMIYDGDAMVASNGELLVSGPRLSYEDFLIVSAVVDVEATRLNQTQNRANLSLAYPNLRVTTTFDWPDIAPVIQKAELEAWERGGYLKEEEFARAVALGLFDYLRKSRSHGYVLSLSGGADSSAIAALVFLMIRMAVQNIGLDGVKKKLGYIKAIQACKTPEEMVGKLLTVMYQGTENSSDDTFNSAKTLADDIGATFMNININGLVETYRGLIEEQLGRKLSWDSDDLALQNIQARVRAPSIWMLANLNNALLLSTSNRSEAAVGYATMDGDTAGSISPITGIDKHFLRGWLRWLETVGLNVKNEWTPADRTGTVSDPSASDELIKVKGLSVVNSLQPTAELRPLDKKQTDEDDLMPYDVLNSIEECAIRDKQPPLEVLKMIEVRYAGSYDRDRLLLWVERFFKLWSRNQWKRERYAPSFHLDDHNLDPRSWCRFPILSGGFEKELADMRDWAADQKPNTRKGKIGF, encoded by the coding sequence ATGAAACTTCTGAAAATTGCCGCCGGAGTCCTGAATCAAATCCCGTTAGCCTGGGAGCATAACAAACAGAATATTATCAACGCCATTGAAGAAGCACAGCGTCAGAATGTGAGTCTGCTGTGCCTGACAGAGCTTTGTATTTCGGGTTATGGGTGTGAGGATGCTTTTTTTGCCCAGAATACTATCGATCAGTCCGTAGCTTCTCTGCTCGATATTGTGGAACACACGAGTGGAATTGCCGTGGCTGTAGGCTTACCCCTGCGACATAATAACCGAACCTTCGATGTAGCCTGCCTGATAGCGAACAAACGGATTCTGGGCTTTACGGCCAAGCAGTTTATGGCCAATAATGGCGTTCATTACGAAACCCGATGGTTCCAGCCCTGGCCGCCTTACGTTCGGGATGAGATCAAAATCGGTGATTTTATGTATCCCTTTGGCGATGTCGTTTTCGATTTGTCGGGTATTCGTATTGGCTTCGAGATTTGCGAAGATGCGTGGGTAGCTAGTCGGCCGGGGCGGTTGCTGTATGAGCGTGGTGTCGACATTATCCTGAACCCAACGGCTAGCCATTTTGCGTTTCTGAAATCGCAGGTGCGCGAACGGTTTGTGGTCGATGCATCGCGGGCCTTTGGGGTGAGCTACGTGTACAGTAATATGCTCGGTAATGAAGCAGGCCGGATGATCTACGACGGCGATGCAATGGTAGCCTCGAACGGCGAATTACTGGTGTCGGGGCCACGGTTGAGCTACGAAGATTTTCTGATTGTTTCGGCCGTAGTGGATGTGGAAGCTACCCGCCTGAATCAGACGCAGAATCGAGCTAACCTGTCGCTGGCCTATCCGAACCTACGCGTGACGACGACCTTCGACTGGCCTGACATTGCTCCTGTCATCCAGAAGGCTGAACTTGAAGCCTGGGAGCGGGGAGGCTATCTGAAAGAAGAAGAATTTGCCCGTGCCGTTGCCCTTGGCCTGTTCGACTACCTGCGGAAAAGTCGCTCGCATGGGTATGTATTGTCGCTGAGTGGGGGAGCCGATTCGTCGGCCATTGCCGCTCTGGTCTTTCTGATGATTCGGATGGCCGTTCAAAATATCGGTCTGGATGGGGTGAAAAAAAAGCTGGGTTATATCAAGGCCATTCAGGCCTGTAAAACACCTGAAGAAATGGTCGGTAAGCTCCTGACGGTCATGTATCAGGGCACCGAAAATTCTTCCGACGATACGTTCAATTCAGCCAAAACCCTGGCCGACGACATTGGGGCTACTTTCATGAATATCAATATCAACGGGCTGGTTGAAACCTACCGGGGACTGATCGAAGAACAACTGGGTCGTAAACTCTCGTGGGATAGCGATGATCTGGCGTTGCAGAATATTCAGGCACGGGTGCGGGCTCCGAGTATCTGGATGCTGGCGAACCTGAACAATGCGCTGTTGCTCAGTACGTCGAACCGTTCGGAAGCGGCTGTGGGATATGCTACCATGGATGGCGACACGGCCGGTAGTATATCGCCGATTACGGGGATCGATAAGCATTTTCTGCGGGGCTGGTTGCGCTGGCTCGAAACGGTGGGACTGAACGTGAAAAACGAATGGACACCCGCCGACCGAACGGGCACCGTCAGCGATCCATCAGCATCCGATGAGTTGATCAAGGTCAAAGGGTTGAGTGTGGTTAATAGCCTGCAACCCACGGCCGAACTGCGCCCGCTGGACAAAAAACAAACTGACGAAGACGATCTCATGCCCTACGATGTGCTGAACTCGATTGAAGAATGTGCCATTCGGGATAAGCAGCCGCCTTTAGAAGTCCTGAAGATGATTGAAGTGCGCTATGCAGGCAGTTATGACCGGGATCGGTTGTTGCTCTGGGTCGAGCGGTTCTTCAAACTCTGGAGCCGGAATCAGTGGAAACGGGAGCGGTACGCGCCCTCTTTCCACCTCGACGACCATAATCTCGATCCTCGTTCGTGGTGTCGCTTCCCCATTCTATCGGGAGGTTTCGAAAAAGAGCTGGCCGACATGCGCGACTGGGCCGCCGACCAGAAGCCCAACACCCGCAAGGGGAAGATTGGGTTTTAG
- a CDS encoding DMT family transporter: MKTILPGLLFAALWASASVATKFGVQSAHPLILANIRFLIAGSGMLLFAYSIQHMPDAWPTRTEWGRLMVFSLLNTTIYLGAFVLAIKQVSAGIGSLSTATNPLFIALLSALWLRRKPGWNEIGGLLLGLVGVGVATYPLLQNSYATVEGLLILLVGMISVSAATVYYARFEWRLPNLVINGWQVFLGGLQLVPFTLLFADFSSSHYDMRFWASLFWLILPVSVAALQLWFYLVRQDPVRASLWLFLCPIFGFAYSYLLMDEPITGYTLAGTALVIAGLWLGRKA; the protein is encoded by the coding sequence ATGAAAACAATTCTTCCCGGTCTTCTCTTTGCGGCTCTATGGGCGTCGGCTTCGGTGGCTACCAAGTTTGGGGTACAGTCGGCGCATCCACTGATTCTGGCGAATATTCGGTTTTTGATTGCGGGTAGCGGAATGCTCCTGTTTGCGTATAGTATACAGCATATGCCAGACGCCTGGCCTACGCGTACCGAATGGGGGCGGTTAATGGTCTTCTCGCTCCTGAATACCACGATTTACCTGGGCGCTTTTGTACTGGCTATAAAACAGGTATCAGCCGGGATCGGAAGCCTGTCAACTGCTACGAATCCATTGTTTATTGCCCTATTATCGGCCTTATGGTTGCGCCGGAAACCGGGCTGGAACGAAATCGGCGGGCTGTTGCTGGGTTTGGTTGGGGTAGGGGTTGCTACCTATCCGCTTTTGCAAAACAGCTATGCTACGGTCGAAGGGTTATTAATTTTGCTGGTAGGCATGATTTCGGTATCGGCGGCAACAGTCTATTATGCGCGTTTCGAATGGCGGCTACCGAACCTGGTTATCAATGGATGGCAGGTATTTCTGGGTGGATTACAATTGGTACCTTTTACACTGCTGTTTGCCGATTTCTCGTCATCTCATTACGACATGCGATTTTGGGCATCGCTGTTTTGGCTCATTTTGCCCGTATCTGTAGCGGCTTTGCAATTGTGGTTTTATCTGGTTCGGCAAGATCCAGTCCGGGCCTCACTCTGGCTTTTTCTTTGTCCGATTTTCGGTTTCGCTTACTCGTATCTACTTATGGACGAACCCATCACAGGGTACACACTGGCAGGTACAGCGCTCGTAATCGCCGGTTTGTGGCTGGGCCGAAAAGCGTAG
- a CDS encoding OmpA family protein — MVVAAGTTTQLKALQFVQSKAELLPEAQPTLDQLLAFMQEHPTAEIELAGHTDNQGDFDENLRLSKQRVDVVKEYLVKNGVAANRISTRGFGPTRPIASNNSEATRKLNRRVEMTVLKP, encoded by the coding sequence CTGGTTGTTGCCGCTGGAACAACTACCCAACTGAAAGCCCTTCAATTTGTACAGAGCAAAGCCGAACTCCTGCCCGAAGCTCAGCCAACCTTAGATCAGCTTCTGGCCTTTATGCAGGAACATCCTACTGCCGAAATCGAACTGGCAGGTCATACCGACAATCAAGGGGATTTCGATGAAAACCTTCGCCTTTCCAAGCAACGTGTTGATGTGGTGAAGGAGTACCTAGTGAAGAACGGCGTTGCTGCCAATCGAATTAGCACCCGTGGCTTTGGGCCAACACGTCCTATTGCCAGCAACAATTCAGAAGCCACACGAAAGCTTAACCGCCGGGTTGAAATGACGGTATTAAAACCGTAG
- a CDS encoding carboxypeptidase-like regulatory domain-containing protein — MTCIQYIVIAGCIFSSHVVSVVWAQTTPTHQVAPTTGTAIVQGFVLDGQTKAPIAGAIVIAKNQAGAIRDQQPTNAEGVYQLKLDPKQSYIFTAKADGYITLDEQLYFSSPTATSMDRSRNPTLLYRTSSNPVRPSNAAPAHTSTSTVTAPPVKTPATTPPISEQPAVSNSTTTGRSRITPPKTLDAKVIYTPPHWLLPLEQLPN, encoded by the coding sequence ATGACGTGTATTCAATATATAGTAATTGCCGGGTGTATCTTCAGTAGCCATGTAGTATCTGTCGTATGGGCCCAGACCACACCTACCCATCAGGTCGCGCCAACCACCGGTACGGCTATTGTACAGGGATTCGTTCTGGATGGCCAGACAAAAGCGCCTATTGCCGGGGCTATTGTTATCGCCAAAAATCAGGCTGGAGCCATTCGTGATCAACAACCCACCAACGCCGAAGGGGTATATCAACTTAAGCTTGACCCAAAGCAGTCGTATATTTTTACAGCAAAAGCGGATGGCTATATTACGCTTGACGAACAGCTTTATTTCTCTTCGCCAACGGCGACCAGCATGGATCGATCCAGAAATCCAACGTTACTTTATCGTACAAGCTCAAACCCAGTCAGACCGAGCAATGCTGCTCCTGCTCATACTAGCACCTCAACGGTTACAGCACCTCCTGTAAAAACTCCAGCGACCACGCCCCCTATTTCGGAGCAACCGGCAGTTAGCAACAGTACAACCACTGGTCGTTCGCGTATAACACCCCCTAAAACGCTGGATGCCAAAGTAATCTATACCCCCCCCCACTGGTTGTTGCCGCTGGAACAACTACCCAACTGA